ACCGCCCGCCGCTCCCGGCAGCAGAAGATGCTGCTGCTGTCCGTGATCGGCCTCGCCGGGTCGATCACCGTCTATCTCGACCCCGTCACCGCGGCACTGAACCACACCTTTCGCTTCGCCGGCAGCTGCGGTCTGTTCATGAACGGCTGGGGCGCCCTCAGTTCGGCCCTCATCCTCGACTTCGTTCTCGCCGCCATGTCCCGGCGCCGCCCCTGGCTCGTCTACGGCCCGATGGTGCTCACCATCGCCGCGCTGATCGCGCTCAACTACACGATCGCGCCGGATGCCGGCTGCGTCACCAGCCAGGCCGTCCCCTGGTACAGCCCGTTCTGGTGGCTGCTCATCGCGGCGCACCTCATCGGCACCATCCCGTGCGCCGTGCTGTGTGTGCGCTACGGGCGCCGGGCCGGCGACGACCGGCCCGTGCGCACCGGGCTCCTGCTGCTCGCCGCCGGGTTCACCTCGTCCGCCACGTTCTGGTGCGTCGTCCTGGCCTTCCTCCTCGCCCGGCCGGCCTGGCTGGGGGCGTTGTTCCCGCTCAACATCGGGGTCACGGCCTGGCTGATGACCGCCGGGGTCTGTCTGCCCCTGGTCCTCACCGTCCGCCGGGCCGCTCGCGACATGAGCGCTCTCTGGCGCCTGCGCCCCCTGTGGCGCGAGGTCACCGAGGCCGTTCCGCACGTCACTCTGGACAAGCCGGTCCCCCGCGTCCGCGCGGTGCTCGGCCGCCCCCGCACGATCCGCCTCCGGCTCTACCGCCAGGTCATCGAGATCCGCGACGCCCTGCTCGTGCTGCAGGACTATGTGACGTCCGAGGCGATGGAGGCCGCTCGGCACCACATCGGGGCACAGCACCTGTCCGGGGAACAGGTCGAGCCGGCGGTCACCGCCTGCTGGCTGTGCACCGCCCTCGACGCCCGGCAGGCCGCGGCCACCCCCCGGCCGAACCAACTCGCCCCCGGAGGGCCCGCCCACGACGGCCTCCGCAGTGAGGCCGACTTCCTGCTCGCCGTCCTGCGAGCCCGCGCGCTGCCCGCCGTACGCTCGTTCGCCGTTCCGCCCACACCGACCGGTCCCGCACCGACCGGTCCCGCACCGGCCCGTCCCGCAGTGCCGGACCCGCGTGCCCCCCAGTCGTCGACTTCTCGCACGAGTTAGGAATCCATGACACCGCAGTCCGCCCGCACCCCCTACACCAGCGGCATGTTGAGCAATGACGCCGGCCGTGAGCGGGACCGTCTGACGTCCATCCAGGGCAGCGTCGACACGTTCACCACCGGAATCCTGGACCGCCTCCCCGTCGAAGCCTCCTGGAACTGCCTGGAGCTGGGCGCCGGCGCCGGCTCCATCGCCTACTGGCTCGCGGGACGGTGCCCGGAAGGACGCGTGGTCGGC
This portion of the Streptomyces caniferus genome encodes:
- a CDS encoding MAB_1171c family putative transporter — its product is MHIHSLVELGTRVELTGALALWLVIALRLPTARRSRQQKMLLLSVIGLAGSITVYLDPVTAALNHTFRFAGSCGLFMNGWGALSSALILDFVLAAMSRRRPWLVYGPMVLTIAALIALNYTIAPDAGCVTSQAVPWYSPFWWLLIAAHLIGTIPCAVLCVRYGRRAGDDRPVRTGLLLLAAGFTSSATFWCVVLAFLLARPAWLGALFPLNIGVTAWLMTAGVCLPLVLTVRRAARDMSALWRLRPLWREVTEAVPHVTLDKPVPRVRAVLGRPRTIRLRLYRQVIEIRDALLVLQDYVTSEAMEAARHHIGAQHLSGEQVEPAVTACWLCTALDARQAAATPRPNQLAPGGPAHDGLRSEADFLLAVLRARALPAVRSFAVPPTPTGPAPTGPAPARPAVPDPRAPQSSTSRTS